In the Theobroma cacao cultivar B97-61/B2 chromosome 1, Criollo_cocoa_genome_V2, whole genome shotgun sequence genome, one interval contains:
- the LOC18611453 gene encoding putative U-box domain-containing protein 50 isoform X1: METQTEKVYVAVGNDIQDGFKTLAWTLRRWNSQAISIVLLHVAYNISKDFVYTPFGKLPVSAVSEEKLEVLRKYEQEKTDKLLSKYIAFCGKVKTEILKVEKYDEPIHKLIVDLMSGLRIGKLVMGMTFMKSSSWRSRSAISGSFYVHQYKPLFCELYIICGGKLVVLKGNIDEGFMEDDQGIMVAKIGEKPSLRNLLGKIFSENSSSRRQKCSCPPPSNQDSPKNQWEDNVKELDNYFQHLLSLNLDEENDHLLQTNPVEPDSQENTNSNMNAEEKMETLQSKIDEAHETIQLKRKEAKANAERHAKAEWAIILCNTRAEELETQIKEEVTKRLEIRRILDIEKEQLHEVIRDVEESKNRLNSLMELQAELSSKLQISSMARAHAEAQLEKAVVTRAEMVREIEELRRQRDVLQRRIEFCREKDALGMVARLTELSCSYREYTAEDIRLATDGFSERLRLKSGGDWLNVYRGRINHSTVAIKTLVSANRLSQQDFQAKVRLLNDIRHPHLVAMMGFCSELQCIIYEYMHNGSLRDILFASQRNCRKTNRNRVLGWHDRIRIAHEVCSGLAFLHLAEPRPIVHGQLTPSNILLDRNLVAKISGYGMTQHHDQYDLRSDIRALGVLLMHMLTGRNWAGLIEDDMMIQGAALARVLDEKAGKWPLDLAVELAGISMKCLSVSRGLNTDLQIATVMKELDELKKKADELVARGGLEVVSKENVGIEDSSDVPGVFLCPIFQEVMKNPHVAADGFSYELEAIDEWFKLGHDTSPMTNLSLKHKFLTPNHTLRCLIQEWQNKGSNLPC; this comes from the exons ATGGAAACTCAGACGGAGAAGGTCTATGTTGCAGTTGGAAACGATATACAAGATGGATTTAAGACCTTGGCTTGGACACTAAGAAGGTGGAATTCTCAAGCAATCTCCATAGTCCTCCTCCATGTTGCTTACAACATTTCCAAGGACTTTGTTTACACACCAT TTGGAAAGCTTCCGGTAAGCGCGGTGAGTGAAGAGAAGCTGGAAGTCTTGAGGAAGTATGAGCAAGAGAAGACAGACAAGTTACTGTCCAAGTATATAGCTTTCTGTGGCAAG GTAAAAACTGAGATATTGAAAGTTGAGAAATATGATGAACCTATCCACAAGCTCATAGTAGATTTGATGTCAGGACTCAGAATTGGGAAGCTTGTCATGGGAATGACATTCATGAAATCCTCATCATG GAGATCAAGGAGTGCAATAAGTGGGTCATTCTATGTTCATCAGTACAAACCCCTTTTTTGCGAGCTTTACATTATCTGTGGGGGGAAATTGGTGGTCCTCAAGGGAAATATCGATGAAGGGTTCATGGAGGATGATCAAGGAATCATGGTTGCAAAAATAGGAGAAAAGCCAAGTCTTAGAAATTTGTTAGGAAAAATCTTCAGTGAAAATTCCTCTAGCAGACGGCAAAAATGTTCCTGTCCTCCGCCATCAAATCAGGATTCACCAAAGAACCAGTGGGAAGATAATGTGAAAGAGCTTGACAACTATTTCCAGCATTTATTGTCTTTAAATTTGGATGAGGAGAATGATCATCTGTTGCAAACTAATCCAGTGGAGCCAGACTCACAAGAAAACACAAATTCCAACATG AATGCtgaagaaaaaatggaaaCTCTGCAAAGTAAAATAGATGAAGCTCATGAGACTATTCAGTTGAAGAGGAAAGAAGCTAAGGCTAATGCTGAAAGACATGCAAAAGCTGAATGGGCTAtaatcttatgcaatacccgG GCTGAGGAACTTGAAACTCAGATAAAAGAAGAGGTCACCAAGCGGTTGGAAATAAGAAGAATTTTGGACATTGAAAAAGAACAACTTCATGAAGTTATCAGAGATGTGGAAGAGAGCAAAAACAGGCTAAATTCACTCATGGAACTCCAAGCTGAGCTATCAAGCAAACTCCAGATATCAAGTATGGCAAGGGCACATGCCGAGGCTCAGCTAGAAAAGGCTGTAGTTACAAGAGCAGAGATGGTAAGGGAAATTGAGGAGTTGAGGCGACAAAGAGATGTTCTTCAACGTAGAATTGAGTTCTGTAGAGAAAAAGATGCACTCGGGATGGTTGCAAGGTTGACTGAATTAAGCTGCAGCTACAGAGAGTACACAGCTGAGGACATCAGGTTGGCGACTGATGGTTTTTCGGAGCGTTTGAGGTTGAAATCAGGAGGGGATTGGTTGAATGTATATCGAGGACGAATCAATCATTCAACAGTTGCAATCAAGACACTCGTTTCTGCTAATAGATTGTCTCAACAAGATTTTCAAGCTAAG GTGAGGCTTCTTAACGACATCCGACATCCGCATTTGGTCGCCATGATGGGTTTCTGCTCCGAGCTACAATGCATAATCTATGAATACATGCATAATGGTAGCTTGAGAGACATTTTATTTGCCTCCCAAAGAAACTGTAGGAAAACGAACAGAAACAGGGTCCTTGGGTGGCATGACCGGATCCGTATAGCCCACGAGGTTTGCTCTGGCTTGGCCTTCCTGCACTTGGCTGAGCCCAGGCCTATTGTTCATGGTCAACTCACCCCGTCCAACATCCTCCTGGACCGTAATCTTGTTGCAAAGATTAGTGGTTATGGCATGACTCAGCACCATGATCAGTATGATCTGAGATCAGATATTCGGGCTCTCGGGGTTTTATTGATGCACATGTTAACTGGGAGAAATTGGGCCGGGCTGATTGAAGATGACATGATGATCCAGGGGGCGGCCCTTGCTCGCGTTTTGGATGAGAAGGCAGGGAAATGGCCCTTGGATTTGGCAGTGGAGCTTGCAGGGATATCCATGAAATGCTTATCTGTTAGCCGTGGGCTCAACACAGATTTGCAGATTGCAACTGTGATGAAAGAGTTAGACGagctgaaaaagaaagctGATGAGCTGGTGGCTAGAGGAGGACTTGAAGTGGTGAGCAAGGAAAATGTAGGCATAGAAGATTCAAGTGATGTACCAGGTGTTTTCCTCTGCCCCATATTCCAG GAAGTGATGAAAAATCCACATGTGGCAGCTGATGGTTTTTCATACGAATTGGAAGCCATAGACGAATGGTTCAAGTTGGGGCATGATACATCTCCCATGACAAATTTGAGTCTTAAGCACAAATTCCTGACCCCAAATCACACCCTCCGTTGCCTCATACAAGAATGGCAGAATAAGGGATCAAATTTGCCTTGTTGA
- the LOC18611453 gene encoding putative U-box domain-containing protein 50 isoform X2, which yields MSGLRIGKLVMGMTFMKSSSWRSRSAISGSFYVHQYKPLFCELYIICGGKLVVLKGNIDEGFMEDDQGIMVAKIGEKPSLRNLLGKIFSENSSSRRQKCSCPPPSNQDSPKNQWEDNVKELDNYFQHLLSLNLDEENDHLLQTNPVEPDSQENTNSNMNAEEKMETLQSKIDEAHETIQLKRKEAKANAERHAKAEWAIILCNTRAEELETQIKEEVTKRLEIRRILDIEKEQLHEVIRDVEESKNRLNSLMELQAELSSKLQISSMARAHAEAQLEKAVVTRAEMVREIEELRRQRDVLQRRIEFCREKDALGMVARLTELSCSYREYTAEDIRLATDGFSERLRLKSGGDWLNVYRGRINHSTVAIKTLVSANRLSQQDFQAKVRLLNDIRHPHLVAMMGFCSELQCIIYEYMHNGSLRDILFASQRNCRKTNRNRVLGWHDRIRIAHEVCSGLAFLHLAEPRPIVHGQLTPSNILLDRNLVAKISGYGMTQHHDQYDLRSDIRALGVLLMHMLTGRNWAGLIEDDMMIQGAALARVLDEKAGKWPLDLAVELAGISMKCLSVSRGLNTDLQIATVMKELDELKKKADELVARGGLEVVSKENVGIEDSSDVPGVFLCPIFQEVMKNPHVAADGFSYELEAIDEWFKLGHDTSPMTNLSLKHKFLTPNHTLRCLIQEWQNKGSNLPC from the exons ATGTCAGGACTCAGAATTGGGAAGCTTGTCATGGGAATGACATTCATGAAATCCTCATCATG GAGATCAAGGAGTGCAATAAGTGGGTCATTCTATGTTCATCAGTACAAACCCCTTTTTTGCGAGCTTTACATTATCTGTGGGGGGAAATTGGTGGTCCTCAAGGGAAATATCGATGAAGGGTTCATGGAGGATGATCAAGGAATCATGGTTGCAAAAATAGGAGAAAAGCCAAGTCTTAGAAATTTGTTAGGAAAAATCTTCAGTGAAAATTCCTCTAGCAGACGGCAAAAATGTTCCTGTCCTCCGCCATCAAATCAGGATTCACCAAAGAACCAGTGGGAAGATAATGTGAAAGAGCTTGACAACTATTTCCAGCATTTATTGTCTTTAAATTTGGATGAGGAGAATGATCATCTGTTGCAAACTAATCCAGTGGAGCCAGACTCACAAGAAAACACAAATTCCAACATG AATGCtgaagaaaaaatggaaaCTCTGCAAAGTAAAATAGATGAAGCTCATGAGACTATTCAGTTGAAGAGGAAAGAAGCTAAGGCTAATGCTGAAAGACATGCAAAAGCTGAATGGGCTAtaatcttatgcaatacccgG GCTGAGGAACTTGAAACTCAGATAAAAGAAGAGGTCACCAAGCGGTTGGAAATAAGAAGAATTTTGGACATTGAAAAAGAACAACTTCATGAAGTTATCAGAGATGTGGAAGAGAGCAAAAACAGGCTAAATTCACTCATGGAACTCCAAGCTGAGCTATCAAGCAAACTCCAGATATCAAGTATGGCAAGGGCACATGCCGAGGCTCAGCTAGAAAAGGCTGTAGTTACAAGAGCAGAGATGGTAAGGGAAATTGAGGAGTTGAGGCGACAAAGAGATGTTCTTCAACGTAGAATTGAGTTCTGTAGAGAAAAAGATGCACTCGGGATGGTTGCAAGGTTGACTGAATTAAGCTGCAGCTACAGAGAGTACACAGCTGAGGACATCAGGTTGGCGACTGATGGTTTTTCGGAGCGTTTGAGGTTGAAATCAGGAGGGGATTGGTTGAATGTATATCGAGGACGAATCAATCATTCAACAGTTGCAATCAAGACACTCGTTTCTGCTAATAGATTGTCTCAACAAGATTTTCAAGCTAAG GTGAGGCTTCTTAACGACATCCGACATCCGCATTTGGTCGCCATGATGGGTTTCTGCTCCGAGCTACAATGCATAATCTATGAATACATGCATAATGGTAGCTTGAGAGACATTTTATTTGCCTCCCAAAGAAACTGTAGGAAAACGAACAGAAACAGGGTCCTTGGGTGGCATGACCGGATCCGTATAGCCCACGAGGTTTGCTCTGGCTTGGCCTTCCTGCACTTGGCTGAGCCCAGGCCTATTGTTCATGGTCAACTCACCCCGTCCAACATCCTCCTGGACCGTAATCTTGTTGCAAAGATTAGTGGTTATGGCATGACTCAGCACCATGATCAGTATGATCTGAGATCAGATATTCGGGCTCTCGGGGTTTTATTGATGCACATGTTAACTGGGAGAAATTGGGCCGGGCTGATTGAAGATGACATGATGATCCAGGGGGCGGCCCTTGCTCGCGTTTTGGATGAGAAGGCAGGGAAATGGCCCTTGGATTTGGCAGTGGAGCTTGCAGGGATATCCATGAAATGCTTATCTGTTAGCCGTGGGCTCAACACAGATTTGCAGATTGCAACTGTGATGAAAGAGTTAGACGagctgaaaaagaaagctGATGAGCTGGTGGCTAGAGGAGGACTTGAAGTGGTGAGCAAGGAAAATGTAGGCATAGAAGATTCAAGTGATGTACCAGGTGTTTTCCTCTGCCCCATATTCCAG GAAGTGATGAAAAATCCACATGTGGCAGCTGATGGTTTTTCATACGAATTGGAAGCCATAGACGAATGGTTCAAGTTGGGGCATGATACATCTCCCATGACAAATTTGAGTCTTAAGCACAAATTCCTGACCCCAAATCACACCCTCCGTTGCCTCATACAAGAATGGCAGAATAAGGGATCAAATTTGCCTTGTTGA